In bacterium, the DNA window GAAGATCACCGATTTCATGCCCGTCCCCCTGGAGGCCGAGGAGGATCCGGAAGACGGGGAGCACCTGCTGTACCGGCGCATCGAGGGGCTGGGAAAGACGGTGGATATCCGCATGGTCTTCGAACCCCGGTTCGATTACGCCCGGGCGGAAACGACGTTGAAACGGACCGCGCAGGGCGTTTCCGCTTCGGGAGGAGGCCGGAGGATCGAACTTTCCTCCACCCGCCCGCTGACCGTCCACGAGAACCGGGCCGAGGGCAGGTGGAGTCTGGCCGGAGGGGATACCGTTTGGCTCCTTCTGCGATACGGCACGACCCCGGACCCGGGCGTGGACGAGCGGAAGGCGGGAGACGCCTTGCGGGAAACGGAGGAGTACTGGAGGGCCTGGCTGAAAAAGAGCGAGACGGGCCGATCCTACGATCTGGGACCTTACGAGAACATGGTCAAGCGGTCCGCGCTTGCCCTGAAGCTGCTCTTTCATGATCCGACCGGCGCCATCGCCGCCGCCGCGACCACGTCCCTGCCCGAGGAGATCGGGGGGGTGAGGAATTGGGATTACCGGTTTACCTGGATCCGCGATGCCTCCTTCACCCTCGAGGCCCTGTTCCACCTTGGGCACCTGTCCGAGATGGAAGGGTACTTGCGATGGATCGAATCGGTCATCTCCCGGCATGGCGCGGAGAAGCTCCAGATCATGTACGGACTCCGGGGAGAGGAGGACCTGGCCGAGGAGGAACTGTCGCATCTCGACGGATACAAGGGGTCGAAACCGGTGCGCGTCGGGAACGGCGCGGCGAAACAGAAACAGCTCGACATCTACGGCGAACTCATGGATGCGGCCCAGCGGTTATCGGATTACGTGGGAAAGATAAGCCCCGAACTATGGTCCTCCCTCCGGAGGATTTGCGATCATGTCGTCGCGCATTGGAGGGAAAAGGATTTCGGGATCTGGGAAATCCGGGGAGGCCCGCATCACTTCGTCTACTCCAAGGTGATGTGCTGGGTGGCGCTCGACCGGGGGATAACGATCGCCCGCCGGTACGGTTTCCCGGGGGAACTGGAAACATGGGACGACACGCGGAAGGAGATCAAGGAGGAAGTCCTGCGAAGAGGATGGAACGAGGAAAAGCGGGCCTTCGTCCAACATTACGAAACCGACGCCCTGGATTCCAGCAACCTGCTGATCCCGCTCGTCGGATTCCTGCCTTTCGACGATCCGCGGGTCGTTTCCACCGCCGAGTCGATTCGGCGGGAGTTGAGCCATGACGGATTTCTTTACCGCTACACCGGGGAAGACGGATTGCCCGGGAGGGAAGGGACGTTTCTCCTCTGCACATTCTGGATGATCTCCCACATGATCGCACAGGGAATGGTGGAAGAAGCGGAAAAGCTTCTTCTCCGCGTCGAAGGCGTGGCCAACCACGTCGGCCTTTTCGCGGAAGAGTACGATTTCGAATGGAACGAGCCTCTGGGAAACTTCCCGCAAGCCTTTACCCACATAGGCTATATCACCGGTGTGATCGCTCTCTGTCGTGCCAAGGGGAAATCGGTGGAGGTCGACAGGAGGGTGCCCCCCCACGTCCTCCTCTCCGACAGGATCGTCCTGAACGCCGGCGTGCCTGCCGGGGAAACGGATCCGAAGGAGATCGTCCCCGCCCTGAAGAACGTCATGAATGTTCTCAGGGGGGCATTTTTCGACACCCGGCAGGGCCGCGTGGCATACGAGGAGATGAGCAGGTCGAAGGCGTACGGAGAGTACGTCCGACTGAGCCGTTCCTTGCAGAAGATGGATCTCACCCTGCTGAAGAGCAGGGAGGAGAAGCTGGCCTTCTGGATAAACCTCTACAACGTGATCGTGATCCACGGGGTCATCGAGATGGGGATCAGGGATTCGGTGAAGGAGGTCCGGAACTTTTTCCGGCGCCTCCGATACCGGATCGGCGACATGGATTTCAGCCCCGACGACATGGAACACGGCGTATTGCGAGGGAACCGGCGCCCCCCCAACTCCTTTTTCACGTTGTTTCGAGGAAGGGACAGGAGGCTGGATTTCACGATGGAGACCGTCGATCCGAGGATCCATTTTACGCTCGTATGCGCCTCGTCCTCCTGTCCCCCGATCGACATGTACCGGGCGGAGAACCTGGACGATGCGCTCGACATCGCGGGTCGAACCTTCCTGAACTCGGGCGGCGTAAAGATCGACAGGGAGAAGAAGGGCGTATCCCTTTCGAGGATCTTCAAATGGTACGCGGCGGACTTCGGGGCTACCACGGCGGAGAGACTGAAATTCATCGCGCCCTTTCTGTACGATGAAAAGGATCGGGAATTCCTTGAAGAGAACCCGGACGGCATGAATCTCGATATCGCCTACCAGGGGTACGACTGGAGACTGAACAGAACCTAGGTACCCGATCGTTCCCCGCGGGAGACAGGGACGATGGAGGAGCGGACCGCGCGACGTTCGACGGAAAGAGGGGGCGGGTACCG includes these proteins:
- a CDS encoding DUF547 domain-containing protein → MYKKIGDYAIVGNLHSIALIGADGSIDWLCLPHLDSPSVFGALLDDRKGGRFSISPMEEWDSSRRYEPDTNVLTTVFRTRTGTAKITDFMPVPLEAEEDPEDGEHLLYRRIEGLGKTVDIRMVFEPRFDYARAETTLKRTAQGVSASGGGRRIELSSTRPLTVHENRAEGRWSLAGGDTVWLLLRYGTTPDPGVDERKAGDALRETEEYWRAWLKKSETGRSYDLGPYENMVKRSALALKLLFHDPTGAIAAAATTSLPEEIGGVRNWDYRFTWIRDASFTLEALFHLGHLSEMEGYLRWIESVISRHGAEKLQIMYGLRGEEDLAEEELSHLDGYKGSKPVRVGNGAAKQKQLDIYGELMDAAQRLSDYVGKISPELWSSLRRICDHVVAHWREKDFGIWEIRGGPHHFVYSKVMCWVALDRGITIARRYGFPGELETWDDTRKEIKEEVLRRGWNEEKRAFVQHYETDALDSSNLLIPLVGFLPFDDPRVVSTAESIRRELSHDGFLYRYTGEDGLPGREGTFLLCTFWMISHMIAQGMVEEAEKLLLRVEGVANHVGLFAEEYDFEWNEPLGNFPQAFTHIGYITGVIALCRAKGKSVEVDRRVPPHVLLSDRIVLNAGVPAGETDPKEIVPALKNVMNVLRGAFFDTRQGRVAYEEMSRSKAYGEYVRLSRSLQKMDLTLLKSREEKLAFWINLYNVIVIHGVIEMGIRDSVKEVRNFFRRLRYRIGDMDFSPDDMEHGVLRGNRRPPNSFFTLFRGRDRRLDFTMETVDPRIHFTLVCASSSCPPIDMYRAENLDDALDIAGRTFLNSGGVKIDREKKGVSLSRIFKWYAADFGATTAERLKFIAPFLYDEKDREFLEENPDGMNLDIAYQGYDWRLNRT